Within the Pseudomonas oryzae genome, the region TGGCGGCGGCCAGCCGGGCGGCGTCGGCTCCCCCCAGCTTGTCCGGATGATGGCGACTGAGCAAGCGGCGATAGGCGCGCTTGACCGTCGCCGGCGCACAGTCGGCGCTGACGCCGAGTAGCGCAAGGGCGGCGCGGTACTCGGCATCATCCTCCAGGCGCGGCAGGCAGCGCCCCAGCGCGCCGGCCTCCAGCTCGGCGAGATGCGCGGCGCTGCAGCCGAGCTGCGCGGCCCAGCCGGCGAGCAGCTCGCGCGCCGCCGGCGCGCAACAGTCGCCGGCCCAGGCCATGCGCCAGGTGGCGCGCAGCACGGTGTCGCGGCGCGCCGGGCGCCCCGCGAGGCGGGCCAGCGCCTGGCCGATGCGGGCGCCGCGCTGGCCGCGGGCGAAGGCGGCCAGCGCCAGGGTTTCGTTGAGGCCGGCCCGCCGCGCCTCGCGGCGCAGGGCCCGGCGCTGCGCCGCGGGGCTCGCCGCACCGGCGGCGGCCAGCGCGCCGAGCAGGTGCATGAGCAGCACGGCGTCTAGCTGGTCGGCGGCATGCCGGCCGAGGCGCTGGCGCAGGTCGGCCCAGTCGGCCAGCTCCAGGCGGCGATCCAGCCACTGGCCGAGCGCGCCGCCGAGCAGGGCGCCGGGCACGCTGGCCAGCACGAAGCCGGCCACCCCGCCGAGCACGCTGGCCGGCCACAGCATCAGGCGCGCTCCGCCAGCAGGCGTTCGGCCTCGGCGAGGCGCTCGTGGGTGCCGACGTCGACCCAGCGCCCGCGGAAGTGCTCGCCGCTGACCTGGCCGAGCGCAATGGCGTCGAGCAGCAGCGGCGCCAGCTTGAAGGCGCCCGGCCGGCAGCCGGCGAACAGCGCCGGGTCGAGCACGGCGATGCCGCTGTAGGTCAGCCCGGCCTCGGCAGCGCGGGCGCAGGCGCGGCCGTCCTGCAGGCGGAAGTCGCCGTCGGGGTGGTGCGCCGGGTTGTCGACCAGCACCAGATGGGCGAGGCCCGCCAGCGGGCGGCGCAGCTCGGCGAAGGCGTAGTCGGTCCAGATGTCGCCGTTGACCAGCAGGAAGGGCGCGCCGCCGAGCAGCGGCAGGGCACGCTGGATGCCGCCGCCGGTCTCCAGCGGCTCGCCCTCGGCGGAGTAGGCGATGCGCACGCCGAAACGCGCGCCGTCGCCCAGGTAGTCCTCGATCTGCTGGCCGAGCCAGGCGTGGTTGATCACCAGCTCGGTGAAGCCGGCGCGCGCCAGGGCGCGCACATGGTGCTCGATCAACGGCATGCCGCCGACCGGCACCAGCGGCTTGGGCGTGTGCAGGGTCAGCGGGCGCAGGCGCTCGCCCTTGCCGGCGGCGAGGATCATCACCTTCATGCGGCAGGCTCCTTGGGCAGGCCGGCGAGCAGCTCGCCGAGCGGCGCCAG harbors:
- a CDS encoding co-chaperone DjlA — its product is MLWPASVLGGVAGFVLASVPGALLGGALGQWLDRRLELADWADLRQRLGRHAADQLDAVLLMHLLGALAAAGAASPAAQRRALRREARRAGLNETLALAAFARGQRGARIGQALARLAGRPARRDTVLRATWRMAWAGDCCAPAARELLAGWAAQLGCSAAHLAELEAGALGRCLPRLEDDAEYRAALALLGVSADCAPATVKRAYRRLLSRHHPDKLGGADAARLAAATETTRRLHAAWALIRQRQDWH
- the murU gene encoding N-acetylmuramate alpha-1-phosphate uridylyltransferase MurU, encoding MKVMILAAGKGERLRPLTLHTPKPLVPVGGMPLIEHHVRALARAGFTELVINHAWLGQQIEDYLGDGARFGVRIAYSAEGEPLETGGGIQRALPLLGGAPFLLVNGDIWTDYAFAELRRPLAGLAHLVLVDNPAHHPDGDFRLQDGRACARAAEAGLTYSGIAVLDPALFAGCRPGAFKLAPLLLDAIALGQVSGEHFRGRWVDVGTHERLAEAERLLAERA